From Cervus elaphus chromosome 10, mCerEla1.1, whole genome shotgun sequence:
ctcttgaagaaaactggagagatcaggggaacatttcatgcaaagatgggcacgaacaaggacagaaaatgtaaggacctaacataagcagaagagattaagaagaggtggcaagaatacacagtcgAACTACAAAAAAGgtttaatgacccaggtaaccacgatggtgtggtcaataacctagagccagacatcccggagcatgaagtcaagtgggccttagcaagcatgcctatgaacaaagctagcagaggagACAGAACTCTAGATGGAGCTATTGAAaattgtaaaagatgatgctgttaaagtgctgcactcaatatgtcagcaaatgtagaaaactcagcagtggccccagaactggaaagggtcagttttcattcccatcccaaagaagggcagtgccaaagacaTTTCAGATTACagtacaattgcattcatttcatatgctagcaaaagttatgctcaaaatccttcaagctaggcttcagcagtctatgaactgagaacttccagatgtataaactgggtttagaaaaggcagaggaaccagaggtcaaattgccaacattagcTGGATCATAgcgaaagtaagggaattccagagaaaaaatcgctttctgcttcactgattactggaaagcctctgactgtgtggatcacagcaaaccatggaaaattcttagagatgggaataccacaccaacTTACCCgtttcctgagaaacatgtatgagGCTCAATAACGAACAACccgctggttcaaaattgggaaaggagcacaacaaggctatatactgttcctctgtttatttcactttatgcagagtacatcatgcaaaatgcaggctgcaggactcacaagctggaatcagtatcgccaggaggaatatcacaaacctcagataagcagattaTACCACCGtactggaagaaaatgaagaggaactaaagagcctcttgatgagggtgaaagaggagagagaaaaagctggcttaaaactcaacattcaaaacactaagatcacggcatctggtcccatcacttcatggcaagtagatagggaaaaattgggagcagtgacagattttatctccttgggctccaaaatcactgtggatggtgaccgcagccatgacattaaaagatgcttgttccagTCGGGGTCACTGTGGCGGGTGGATTGCTTTTGGACGCTACCTGAGAATGCTGTCCTGGGTGGTACTTTCTGCCGCCGCCGCAGCAGCCCCCTCTCTGAGGAACGCAGCCCTCCTCGGTCCAGGGGCATTGCAGGCAGCGAGGATCTTGCACACAGGGCAGCCAAGTCTTGCACCTGTACCACCTCTTCCTGAACGTGGTGGAAAAGTTGGTTTTGGGCTGATCCCTGAGGAGTTCTTCCAGTTCCTTTATCCTAAAACTGGTGTAACAGGACCCTATGTGCTTGGAACCGGGCTTATCTTATATTTACTCTCCAAAGAAATATATGTGATAACTCCAGAGACCTTTTCTGCCATATCAACAATAGTGTTCCTTGTCTACGTGGTTAAAAAATATGGTGCCTCTGTTGGGGAATTTGCTGATAAACTCAATGAGCAAAAAATTGCTCAACTGGAAGAGGTGAAACAGGCGTCCATCAAACAAATCCAGGATGCTATTGATGTGGAGAAGTCACAGCAGGCACTGGTTCAAAAACGCCATTACCTTTTTGATGTCCAAAGGAATAACATTGCTATGGCGCTGGAGGTTACTTACCGGGAACGGCTGCATAGAGCATACAGGGAGGTAAAGAATCGCCTGGACTACCACATCTCTGCGCAGAATATGATGCGTCAGAAGGAACAAGAGCACATGATAAGCTGGGTGGAGAAGCGTGTGGTGCAGAGCATCTCTGCACATCAGGAGAAGGAAACAATCGCCAAGTGCATTGCGGATCTAAAGCTGCTCACAAAGAAGGCTCAAGCTCAGCCAGTTCTGTAAACACATCTATCCCCATTAAGACAGCTAGAAACAGTTAACTGACTAAATGGAAATTAGTCAATGTGATAAAATCTTTCTATATTGCTATCTACTGAAGTTACAGTTTACCTTTACTATAAATGAAAAGTTGTGAGTCTGATATAATGAGAGAATTAAAACAATCTGTTGGCCAGTAAGATCTTTCTCTAACCCATCTTGCTGTACATTTTGAGTTGTCCTGTGATCACTTTTAAATAAGCAGTTTCTTTGAATAAAATTTGGTACCTGGCTAAGAATTTTCAAAGTTGTAGTTAAAATTTGTAATTAGTTCAGCCATCTTAACAATAAAAtgacagttggaaaaaaaaaaaaagatgcttgttccaaaaaataaataaataaaaaataaaagatgcttgttctttggaaggaaaactgtgacaaacctagacagcatattaaaaagcaaagacatcacttttctgactaAAGTCcgtataggcaaagctatggtttttccagtagtcatgtatagatgtaagagttagactgaaaaaaaaaaaaaaaagagttagccTGACCCTTGCTTAACAAAATCAAGTGTAATTCAGATCATTCTAATGGAAGAGAGAGCTTCAGGCAGCTGAGATCTAACCCCTCA
This genomic window contains:
- the LOC122701635 gene encoding ATP synthase F(0) complex subunit B1, mitochondrial-like, translated to MVTAAMTLKDACSSRGHCGGWIAFGRYLRMLSWVVLSAAAAAAPSLRNAALLGPGALQAARILHTGQPSLAPVPPLPERGGKVGFGLIPEEFFQFLYPKTGVTGPYVLGTGLILYLLSKEIYVITPETFSAISTIVFLVYVVKKYGASVGEFADKLNEQKIAQLEEVKQASIKQIQDAIDVEKSQQALVQKRHYLFDVQRNNIAMALEVTYRERLHRAYREVKNRLDYHISAQNMMRQKEQEHMISWVEKRVVQSISAHQEKETIAKCIADLKLLTKKAQAQPVL